A region of Pseudomonas putida DNA encodes the following proteins:
- a CDS encoding DUF4427 domain-containing protein: MPKKIDLMRCSRLAHYFRDVDLMGNSPPEFIPESFPPNCLNDDDRWSAAFLLRYAVRYHHLWATFGVRDGKRTVLGSQPVVSFTDFNPADLIALREGARPQGGVVTQYALTFPLRTALNGGIQRYEPGEHADSEDMNSDPLFAHVMEQQEMARAGAFTSCGYTSKCSDWRWSYPGNYQRCIEKIEANGFEGNTIPGLKLNLKKWSGIGVVVPDMETAREVWYDMLTLIDRRIVSPLHFNHILVCDVLAKNMEGARTDQLPEAVRRACFDWFPTLRISWLEAVVSTMDFSSRVEMREFSTRKGPVNERGGCWLWFEDNTHRYVRSLVATGRIKVSKRGRYLASLDELDPGRNLRERQEIAIEIAEELEQRFGLKSTYFCVLNSFCPDDHPAYCGCDDGGHYYITERTSST, from the coding sequence ATGCCGAAAAAAATTGACTTGATGCGCTGCTCCCGACTGGCCCACTACTTTCGAGATGTTGATCTAATGGGTAACTCGCCCCCCGAATTTATACCTGAATCATTTCCTCCCAACTGCCTGAATGATGACGATCGGTGGTCTGCTGCATTTCTGCTCCGGTATGCCGTTCGTTATCATCACCTGTGGGCCACATTTGGCGTTCGTGACGGAAAACGGACTGTCCTCGGATCCCAACCTGTTGTTTCCTTCACGGACTTCAATCCTGCTGACTTGATCGCTTTACGAGAGGGAGCAAGGCCGCAAGGTGGCGTGGTGACGCAGTACGCGCTTACATTTCCGCTGAGAACCGCCCTGAATGGCGGTATTCAGCGGTATGAGCCAGGTGAACACGCCGATTCAGAGGACATGAACTCAGATCCATTGTTTGCACATGTGATGGAGCAGCAGGAGATGGCGAGGGCGGGGGCATTCACGTCATGTGGATACACGTCAAAATGCTCGGATTGGCGATGGTCATATCCAGGAAACTATCAGCGGTGCATTGAAAAAATAGAGGCCAACGGATTCGAGGGAAATACCATTCCTGGTCTCAAGTTGAATTTGAAAAAATGGTCAGGGATCGGAGTGGTGGTTCCCGACATGGAGACGGCTCGTGAGGTCTGGTACGACATGTTGACCTTGATTGATCGAAGGATTGTTTCGCCTTTGCACTTCAATCATATCTTGGTCTGTGATGTGCTCGCCAAGAACATGGAAGGGGCGCGCACTGACCAACTCCCAGAGGCCGTTCGTAGGGCTTGCTTCGACTGGTTTCCGACCCTCAGGATCTCTTGGCTTGAGGCGGTTGTTTCCACCATGGATTTCTCGTCTCGCGTAGAGATGCGCGAATTTTCGACCCGGAAAGGGCCAGTCAATGAAAGGGGAGGTTGTTGGCTCTGGTTTGAGGACAATACTCACCGCTATGTAAGATCCCTAGTGGCGACTGGTCGAATCAAGGTCAGCAAAAGGGGACGCTACCTCGCCTCTTTGGACGAATTGGATCCTGGTCGAAATCTCCGTGAGCGGCAGGAAATAGCTATTGAGATCGCCGAAGAGTTGGAGCAAAGATTTGGACTCAAAAGCACATACTTCTGCGTGTTGAATTCATTCTGTCCAGATGATCATCCTGCCTATTGCGGCTGTGATGACGGCGGCCACTACTACATCACTGAGAGGACGAGCAGCACTTGA
- a CDS encoding KAP family NTPase, producing the protein MINFHSEKPAEQDLFPGGSHEKVASAMQAYITTPNASQVIGLDGEFGSGKSSILEMLGNKLKAADASYRVWFFDCEQNYQGSTKSNFIELFTDQLLEDTRSGSKEAQALTRIRDLALGREFEYSKKTTSHVSAWALLLLASLFFSSSSFKEIFKLAQPAAEVATSLLVANWAAFLSPGIVLFFAWVCNHGRDVGVGKKWSLLSLFKGSSHDYINEKIEVSKEVTPLDLKRALVEQLKLVPKLRYVVILDNLDRLPKESLRSVWSDLEIFTSVASVKNLTVVVPFCSSKVAAYLSADADRKYDSRDFIAKKFPVVFRAPPVITSGWKDGFRQMWKHTFTQAEASTAEHCAQMLHRHSPMANGLVTPRLQKKFINDIATTSLVVGDQISLVCIAAHLLLCRYNEFPVEEILRKDGVSAYYKALVKLDDSAVNKVAETNTLLTTVVGQDMNAGWQIQILQVHFLTTSEIAIAELLDEPLRQAIEAADADKLYSLTSLFGFSDAFKRLLAAGLPLTQLLPPIHAAHEKHGGEWVNDVIQQINEADLVRLPEIDAGKAKFYDAVRYGITVGLNPSKIARHGKMLRDSIEGMISLPYDASSFSALESGVKEYDLYLAAVGEEFGSLVVTSAECIMHLLALIETLKVIKADHFTLDSDCIETAHHQLACTENHPLDMVPLESDSVVPAVNWMYGSLRLGDGLTGGISSEDMVALVKDCSTGNSSAIISLALAEAIDQTVLNNVALLLSSDASDIARTVAAIVYIRNEDATSLTGIGKIEDVLKSELFQSLATATLLSSEVLPLLLGEAVNAVAPFVANLIIHKRLGSLNSSWLLKNYSAVMAAIEPHGVTQQMLLDWFSGWDVHAAKQTNKPQSIDAALLAGILATPESKFAAFKQGVFKFLDSSDRSEGDWKKLIGEASPQVVSIVQAMAQKSISLNSAATVGNAIVATLHAYVHEEDGCLLTGETVAMINTLIQALDEQSRHVIGGRLRTLFYSDPNSITRLVKVIDNYGHLILDIQPVNSEEATRLIRLLDYIGRYPEVAQQAATFLDGRADQLSKYRYSESLRQGMASVVTKLEKLTPTIFKRFARKSWFASYFKTARSDQMADEVEAEVKD; encoded by the coding sequence GTGATCAATTTCCATTCGGAGAAGCCGGCAGAACAAGATTTGTTCCCGGGCGGGAGCCATGAAAAGGTCGCTTCCGCAATGCAGGCGTACATTACTACCCCCAATGCCTCGCAGGTGATTGGCCTCGATGGTGAGTTTGGATCCGGGAAGAGTTCGATATTGGAAATGCTCGGTAACAAGCTCAAAGCCGCTGATGCTAGCTATCGGGTCTGGTTTTTTGACTGCGAGCAAAATTACCAAGGCTCCACCAAAAGCAATTTCATCGAACTCTTCACTGATCAGCTCCTTGAAGACACGCGATCCGGCAGTAAGGAGGCCCAAGCACTGACCCGCATCAGGGATCTCGCACTGGGGCGTGAGTTTGAGTACTCCAAGAAAACCACAAGCCACGTCAGTGCGTGGGCGCTTTTGCTGCTTGCGAGCTTGTTTTTCTCCTCAAGCTCGTTTAAGGAAATATTTAAGCTTGCTCAGCCAGCGGCAGAGGTCGCGACGAGCCTGTTGGTCGCGAACTGGGCCGCTTTCCTTAGCCCTGGCATCGTGTTGTTTTTTGCATGGGTGTGTAATCACGGCAGGGACGTTGGTGTTGGCAAGAAGTGGAGCCTCCTGAGCCTGTTCAAGGGTTCAAGTCATGATTACATCAATGAAAAGATTGAGGTCTCCAAAGAAGTCACGCCGCTGGATTTGAAGCGCGCATTGGTCGAGCAACTGAAGCTGGTACCCAAGCTGCGCTATGTGGTGATCCTGGATAATCTCGACAGACTTCCTAAGGAAAGCTTACGTAGCGTCTGGAGTGATCTTGAGATATTCACATCCGTGGCGTCGGTAAAAAACCTAACGGTCGTGGTTCCTTTCTGCTCATCAAAGGTTGCCGCGTATCTGAGCGCGGATGCGGATCGCAAATACGACTCTCGCGATTTCATCGCCAAGAAATTCCCCGTGGTGTTCCGAGCTCCACCTGTCATTACTTCAGGGTGGAAGGATGGTTTCCGCCAGATGTGGAAGCACACCTTTACCCAGGCCGAAGCTTCAACCGCCGAGCACTGCGCACAAATGCTTCACCGTCACAGCCCTATGGCCAACGGTCTCGTCACTCCACGGCTACAGAAAAAATTCATCAACGACATCGCCACCACTTCACTGGTTGTTGGCGACCAGATCAGTTTGGTGTGTATCGCAGCCCACCTGCTCCTGTGTCGTTACAATGAGTTTCCGGTGGAAGAGATACTGCGCAAGGATGGCGTATCGGCGTACTACAAGGCATTGGTAAAGCTAGACGACTCAGCAGTAAACAAGGTTGCCGAAACGAATACCTTGTTGACCACTGTGGTTGGCCAGGACATGAACGCTGGATGGCAAATCCAGATCCTTCAAGTTCATTTCCTCACGACCAGTGAGATCGCGATCGCCGAGCTGCTCGATGAGCCACTGCGCCAAGCGATCGAAGCCGCTGATGCAGACAAGCTGTACTCTCTGACTTCGCTATTTGGCTTTTCAGACGCGTTCAAGCGCCTTTTAGCTGCAGGTCTACCGCTGACGCAGTTGTTGCCTCCCATTCACGCCGCGCACGAGAAGCACGGAGGGGAGTGGGTGAATGATGTGATACAGCAGATCAATGAAGCTGATTTGGTGCGACTGCCAGAAATTGACGCTGGGAAGGCTAAATTCTATGACGCGGTTCGGTACGGCATCACCGTAGGCTTGAACCCATCGAAGATCGCAAGGCATGGAAAAATGCTGAGAGACTCGATTGAGGGGATGATCAGCTTGCCCTATGACGCAAGCAGCTTCTCCGCTCTCGAGAGCGGCGTGAAGGAGTATGACCTCTATCTGGCGGCAGTGGGGGAGGAGTTTGGCTCATTGGTTGTCACGAGTGCCGAGTGCATCATGCACTTGCTGGCCCTGATTGAGACACTCAAGGTCATCAAGGCTGATCACTTCACGCTCGATTCAGATTGTATCGAGACGGCCCATCACCAGCTAGCCTGCACCGAAAATCACCCGCTGGATATGGTGCCGTTGGAGTCCGATAGTGTGGTGCCGGCGGTGAACTGGATGTATGGTTCCCTTCGCCTCGGTGACGGCCTCACGGGAGGCATCAGTTCGGAAGACATGGTTGCTCTGGTCAAGGACTGCAGCACCGGCAACTCATCGGCGATCATCAGTCTGGCGTTAGCAGAGGCGATCGACCAAACGGTTCTGAATAATGTGGCATTGCTTCTCAGCAGCGATGCCAGTGATATCGCTCGCACGGTCGCCGCCATCGTGTACATCCGTAACGAGGACGCCACATCGTTAACGGGTATTGGCAAGATTGAGGACGTCCTGAAATCGGAGTTGTTCCAGTCGCTAGCGACCGCGACACTGCTGTCTTCTGAAGTCCTCCCGCTGCTGTTGGGCGAAGCGGTAAATGCAGTGGCTCCCTTTGTGGCCAACCTCATCATCCACAAGAGACTTGGCTCCCTCAACTCCAGCTGGTTGCTGAAAAACTACAGTGCGGTCATGGCTGCGATTGAGCCGCATGGTGTCACGCAGCAAATGCTTCTGGATTGGTTCAGTGGCTGGGATGTCCATGCCGCGAAGCAGACCAACAAACCTCAGAGCATCGACGCTGCTTTACTGGCTGGCATCCTTGCAACTCCCGAGTCTAAGTTCGCGGCGTTCAAACAGGGTGTATTCAAGTTCCTGGACTCCAGTGATCGCAGCGAGGGCGACTGGAAGAAACTGATCGGCGAGGCTTCTCCTCAGGTGGTCAGTATCGTGCAAGCTATGGCGCAGAAGTCCATCTCGCTAAACAGTGCTGCAACGGTAGGCAATGCGATCGTGGCCACTTTACATGCCTACGTGCATGAGGAGGATGGTTGCCTTCTGACTGGCGAGACCGTGGCAATGATCAATACACTGATACAGGCGCTGGACGAGCAGTCAAGGCACGTGATCGGTGGGCGGCTGCGGACACTCTTCTACTCCGATCCCAACAGCATCACCAGGCTAGTCAAGGTGATCGATAATTACGGGCACCTAATCCTGGATATTCAACCGGTCAATAGCGAAGAAGCAACCCGATTGATTAGGCTGTTGGATTACATCGGACGGTACCCAGAGGTAGCACAGCAAGCGGCGACGTTCCTCGATGGTCGAGCGGATCAACTTTCCAAATACAGATATTCCGAGAGCCTGCGGCAAGGAATGGCCTCAGTCGTAACGAAGCTTGAAAAGCTTACGCCTACGATCTTCAAAAGGTTCGCGCGAAAGTCCTGGTTTGCTTCATATTTCAAAACGGCGCGGTCGGATCAGATGGCCGATGAGGTCGAAGCTGAGGTCAAGGACTAG
- a CDS encoding histone-like nucleoid-structuring protein, MvaT/MvaU family: MSRLAEFRKLEQTLAAQLAELEAMKGSSELQKEIEFETKLRDLLNKYGFSLRDIINILDPEASRRSAAPATAEKAPRRERQVKQYKNPHNGEVIETKGGNHKLLKKWKAEYGSDEVESWLAK, translated from the coding sequence ATGTCTCGTTTGGCAGAATTCCGTAAGCTGGAGCAAACCTTGGCCGCACAGCTCGCAGAGCTCGAAGCGATGAAAGGAAGCTCCGAACTGCAGAAAGAAATTGAATTTGAGACCAAACTGCGGGACTTGCTGAACAAGTACGGTTTCAGCCTCCGGGACATCATCAACATCCTGGATCCAGAGGCTAGCCGTCGTTCCGCTGCTCCTGCAACTGCAGAGAAAGCACCACGACGGGAACGTCAGGTGAAGCAATACAAGAATCCGCACAACGGCGAAGTGATAGAGACCAAAGGCGGCAACCATAAGCTCCTCAAAAAATGGAAGGCGGAGTACGGTTCGGACGAGGTTGAGTCCTGGCTGGCCAAGTGA
- a CDS encoding GlxA family transcriptional regulator → MHVTVLLADLSSHASAALALEMLDAANRLAVPAEPFSVHVASLEGQPVRNALGRSMAVDGALSGIERTDLVIIPGFLFTLRDALPTFGNYRSWLRRQHEQGAVIASMCTATFMLAHAGLLDGVEATTHWAFADLFRRKFPKVRLEEQLILCERGRIISSAGASSVVDMMLHIIRRFASRELAQQCSSFLLLDAVRTSQSVYVTWSMPRGHADSAIFKVQDWMEEHFEKPCKIDDIATRFGFGERNFKRRFKEATGYSPLEYLQTLRLEKAKQLLETTRLCFDSITDRVGYEDSNSFRRLFCQRVGVSPSVFRKRFLKFAPPGQTAIPI, encoded by the coding sequence ACCTGCTGAGCCCTTTTCGGTTCACGTTGCGTCGCTCGAAGGGCAGCCCGTGCGCAATGCGCTTGGTCGTTCCATGGCCGTGGACGGTGCTTTGAGTGGTATAGAGCGGACTGACCTCGTGATCATCCCAGGCTTTCTTTTCACCCTGCGGGATGCCTTACCAACCTTCGGCAACTATCGGAGCTGGCTGCGCCGTCAGCATGAGCAAGGTGCGGTGATTGCATCGATGTGTACTGCTACCTTCATGCTCGCTCACGCAGGTTTGCTCGACGGCGTTGAGGCCACCACCCATTGGGCATTTGCAGACTTGTTCCGTCGAAAATTCCCGAAGGTTCGTTTAGAGGAGCAACTCATCCTCTGCGAGCGAGGCCGCATCATAAGCTCAGCTGGAGCTAGCTCGGTTGTGGACATGATGTTGCATATAATTCGTAGGTTCGCTTCACGCGAGCTAGCTCAGCAATGTAGCAGTTTTCTTTTGCTAGACGCGGTGCGTACGAGTCAATCTGTGTACGTCACTTGGTCAATGCCCCGGGGCCATGCGGATAGCGCCATATTCAAAGTACAGGATTGGATGGAAGAACACTTTGAAAAACCATGTAAAATCGACGACATAGCTACGCGCTTCGGTTTTGGTGAGCGAAATTTCAAGCGTCGTTTTAAAGAGGCCACCGGCTACTCCCCGCTTGAATATCTGCAAACGCTTCGTCTGGAGAAGGCAAAGCAATTGCTCGAGACGACCCGGCTATGCTTCGACTCCATAACAGACAGGGTGGGTTATGAAGACAGTAATTCGTTCAGGCGGTTGTTCTGTCAGCGCGTTGGAGTCTCACCCAGCGTTTTTCGGAAGCGGTTTCTAAAATTCGCCCCACCAGGTCAAACGGCTATTCCGATCTGA